The proteins below come from a single Microbacterium sp. BK668 genomic window:
- a CDS encoding IclR family transcriptional regulator has product MARASDGESVLHKHLRVLQAFDALRPFLTLTQIADASGLALSTAHRLVAELEREGLLERMPDRTYRLGVRLWEFASRTPGALGLRELARPWLGAVHSRVRQHTQLGVLSGRDVLFIERMSTRDAVLNLTLIGGRTPLPVSSSGLVLLAHAAPGLIDEVMAAGWPAYTPETIRPDALRDRLRHVRADGFAVTDGQIHPESRGIAVPVLGPHGAVYAAIGVVVANDGTSAQPAIELLTMAAAGITRALEEAYLPDGADATHDGARGLRALVSTSQRSLDYFASLDAAPWPTSGG; this is encoded by the coding sequence ATGGCGCGCGCGTCGGACGGCGAGTCGGTCCTGCACAAGCATCTGCGGGTGCTGCAGGCCTTCGACGCGCTGCGCCCCTTCCTGACGCTGACGCAGATCGCGGATGCCTCGGGCCTGGCCCTGTCCACGGCCCATCGGCTCGTCGCCGAGCTCGAGCGCGAGGGGCTGCTGGAGCGCATGCCGGATCGCACCTACCGGCTCGGAGTGCGCCTGTGGGAGTTCGCCTCACGCACGCCCGGCGCCCTGGGCCTTCGCGAGCTCGCCCGCCCGTGGCTCGGGGCGGTGCACTCCCGCGTGCGCCAGCACACGCAGCTGGGCGTGCTGAGCGGTCGCGACGTGCTCTTCATCGAACGGATGTCGACACGCGACGCCGTGCTGAACCTCACCCTCATCGGCGGCCGGACTCCCCTCCCGGTGAGCTCGAGCGGGCTCGTGCTGCTCGCGCACGCGGCTCCGGGGCTGATCGACGAGGTGATGGCGGCAGGCTGGCCCGCGTACACGCCGGAGACGATCCGCCCCGACGCGCTTCGCGACCGGCTGCGTCATGTGCGCGCGGACGGCTTCGCCGTGACCGACGGCCAGATCCACCCCGAGTCGCGGGGGATCGCGGTGCCGGTGCTCGGACCCCACGGAGCCGTGTATGCCGCGATCGGCGTCGTCGTCGCCAACGACGGCACGTCCGCCCAGCCGGCGATCGAGCTCCTGACGATGGCGGCCGCGGGCATCACTCGGGCGCTCGAGGAGGCGTATCTTCCCGACGGCGCGGATGCGACCCACGACGGCGCCCGCGGCCTGCGGGCCCTGGTGAGCACCTCGCAGCGGTCGCTCGACTACTTCGCCTCCCTCGACGCGGCGCCGTGGCCGACGAGTGGAGGCTGA
- a CDS encoding DUF1932 domain-containing protein — MTAIAILGLGEAGRLYARGLLGSGADVRGYDPHHRLGDPDVRQFDDLGATLAGADVVVSLVGGGAAASVARDALPLVDASAVYADFNTAAPELKHDIAALAADRGVAMADVAVLAPVPRAAHRTPLLASGPGADALVVRLAPFGVPITVVGARAGEAAQLRLLRSVFMKGLAALVIEADNAARALGAEEWLRGQMAGEFGADGPALIERLLAGTHQHAVRREHEVRDALAALEATGQPADMTRATLAWFQRIVAARDESA; from the coding sequence ATGACGGCGATCGCCATCCTCGGCCTCGGCGAGGCGGGGCGTCTCTACGCCCGCGGGCTCCTGGGATCGGGCGCGGACGTCCGCGGCTACGACCCGCACCACAGGCTGGGCGACCCGGACGTCCGCCAGTTCGACGACCTCGGCGCGACGCTGGCGGGGGCCGACGTCGTGGTGAGCCTCGTCGGCGGCGGGGCCGCGGCATCCGTCGCCCGAGACGCCCTGCCGCTCGTGGATGCCTCGGCCGTCTACGCCGACTTCAACACCGCGGCGCCCGAGCTCAAGCACGACATCGCCGCGCTCGCCGCGGACAGGGGCGTCGCGATGGCCGACGTCGCCGTGCTCGCTCCCGTGCCGCGAGCCGCGCACCGCACACCGCTGCTCGCGAGCGGTCCGGGGGCGGATGCGCTCGTCGTGCGCCTCGCGCCGTTCGGCGTTCCGATCACCGTCGTGGGCGCACGGGCGGGCGAGGCGGCGCAGCTGCGACTCCTGCGCAGCGTCTTCATGAAGGGCCTCGCCGCGCTCGTGATCGAGGCCGACAACGCTGCCCGCGCCCTCGGCGCCGAGGAGTGGCTCCGCGGCCAGATGGCGGGCGAGTTCGGCGCGGACGGACCGGCGCTGATCGAGCGGCTCCTCGCGGGGACGCACCAGCACGCGGTGCGGCGCGAGCACGAGGTGCGCGATGCGCTGGCCGCGCTGGAGGCGACGGGACAGCCGGCCGACATGACCCGTGCGACGCTCGCCTGGTTCCAGCGGATCGTCGCGGCGCGGGACGAATCCGCATAA
- a CDS encoding tannase/feruloyl esterase family alpha/beta hydrolase has protein sequence MKSGFARVAAVSIGIAAALVVAAGAVPASAAPPSKGGTPTLTQAQCASLADLSIPAKDIGLPTQGADIDTAVWDGAGGYCAVTGWIRALSAPQDMQFRVNLPAAWNKRTLQFGGGGFDGSLVTATGLYTAQPAGSPTALSQGWVTLGSDGGHQGAAGFDGRFQLDEELFLNYGQWSVKKAHDAAYAVIDAAYGTDPAWSYFIGGSQGGHEALDAAARYPKDYDGIIANYPAYNVTMMHVGAVNFRDALLLEGGAGHLNSAETATITSAVYATCDALDGVTDGLISNVKGCNAAFDVETLACPPGVDPAVVDTCLSPVEIEAAVKITTDYDLGIDIEGNSIFARSALFEGALYQGFAGFGIGPLSQGLQFQVFEATMRYGVAGDPPGFDPYTVDPLDYADRVQEVGEIMDVTDVSLNRFRAHGGKVIMTHGTIDDFITPHNTELYYASLQDEFGKRLSSFLRFYEVPGWGHGQGRFVAQYDGLSAIVNWVENGVAPSGLVASDGNPGANRTRPMCEYPSWPQYKGSGSVDQASSYACVTG, from the coding sequence ATGAAATCAGGGTTCGCACGGGTGGCAGCGGTGTCGATCGGCATCGCGGCAGCCCTCGTCGTCGCGGCGGGCGCCGTTCCGGCCTCGGCTGCTCCACCGTCCAAAGGCGGCACGCCGACACTCACGCAGGCGCAGTGCGCCTCTCTCGCCGACCTCTCCATACCCGCGAAGGACATCGGCTTGCCGACGCAGGGCGCCGACATCGACACCGCGGTCTGGGATGGCGCGGGCGGCTACTGCGCCGTCACGGGGTGGATCCGCGCCCTCAGCGCACCGCAGGACATGCAGTTCCGGGTGAACCTCCCGGCCGCGTGGAACAAGCGGACCCTGCAGTTCGGAGGCGGCGGCTTCGACGGCTCGCTCGTGACGGCGACCGGCCTGTACACCGCTCAGCCCGCCGGCTCTCCGACCGCGCTGTCGCAGGGCTGGGTGACTCTCGGCTCGGACGGCGGGCACCAGGGCGCTGCGGGCTTCGATGGCCGTTTCCAGCTCGACGAGGAGCTGTTCCTCAACTACGGGCAGTGGTCGGTGAAGAAGGCGCACGATGCCGCGTACGCCGTGATCGATGCCGCGTACGGGACGGACCCCGCCTGGTCGTACTTCATCGGCGGCTCGCAGGGCGGTCACGAGGCGCTGGATGCGGCCGCGCGCTATCCGAAGGACTACGACGGCATCATCGCCAACTACCCCGCCTACAACGTGACGATGATGCACGTCGGCGCGGTGAACTTCCGCGACGCCCTGCTCCTCGAGGGTGGCGCCGGACACCTGAACTCGGCGGAGACCGCGACCATCACCAGCGCGGTCTACGCCACGTGCGACGCCCTGGACGGGGTGACCGACGGCCTCATCAGCAACGTCAAGGGCTGCAACGCGGCCTTCGACGTAGAGACGCTCGCGTGCCCGCCCGGGGTCGATCCCGCCGTCGTCGACACGTGCCTCTCCCCGGTCGAGATCGAGGCGGCGGTGAAGATCACGACGGACTACGACCTCGGCATCGACATCGAGGGCAACTCGATCTTCGCCAGGAGCGCGCTGTTCGAGGGCGCGCTCTACCAGGGATTCGCCGGCTTCGGCATAGGGCCGCTGTCGCAGGGGCTGCAGTTCCAGGTGTTCGAGGCGACGATGCGCTACGGCGTCGCGGGCGACCCGCCCGGGTTCGATCCGTACACGGTGGACCCCCTGGACTACGCCGACCGGGTGCAGGAAGTGGGCGAGATCATGGACGTCACCGACGTCTCGCTCAACCGGTTCCGGGCGCACGGCGGGAAAGTCATCATGACCCACGGCACGATCGACGACTTCATCACCCCGCACAACACCGAGCTCTACTACGCCTCCCTGCAGGACGAGTTCGGAAAGCGCCTCAGCTCGTTCCTGCGGTTCTACGAGGTGCCCGGGTGGGGCCACGGGCAGGGCCGCTTCGTCGCGCAGTACGACGGTCTGAGTGCCATCGTGAACTGGGTCGAGAACGGCGTCGCGCCCTCGGGCCTCGTCGCCAGTGACGGAAACCCGGGTGCGAACCGCACCCGGCCGATGTGCGAGTACCCCTCGTGGCCGCAGTACAAGGGGTCCGGCTCCGTCGATCAGGCGAGCTCGTACGCCTGCGTGACGGGCTGA